CATTTTTATTGCTATCGGCGCGACAGCCGTGTTGATGCTGATGTTGGATCAGGCAAAGAAGACCCGGCAGAATCAAGCGCGGTTTGTGGTTCCCGTGGCGGCATTCCTGATCATCTGTTCGTTGCTTCCTTCTACGCACCAGTGGTACACGCACGACAGGTCGGACGATTTCATAGCGCGCGACTACGCTTATAATATTCTTTCAGGGCTCGAACCGGACGCCATCATTTTTACCAACGGGGATAACGATACATTTCCTCTATGGTATCTGCAGACGGTCGAGAATGTCAGACCTGACGTCAGGGTGGCGAACCTGAGCCTCCTGAACACGTCGTGGTACACGAAGCAGATAAGGGACCAGTACCCCACCGTGCCTCTCGATCTGTCAGACGAAGAAATAGACAGGCTTAAGCCGATCCGCGTCCAGGACGGGATACTATGGAAGAAGGATCTGCTGGTCAATCAGATAATCAGGAATACGAACTGGGCGAGACCGATATATTTCGCCGTCACGGTCCCTGCTGACGTCTGGGACAGGTATTCAGATAATCTTGAGATGCAGGGGATGGTAAGGAGGCTCGTGCCGACGAAAGGCAAGTATCTGGTTAACAATATCCAGATGGCCAGGAACCTCGGCGAGATCTTCATGTTCAGAGGGATCTTTACTGAAGACGGGGAGAGGGACGATTCAGTATATAAACCGCGTGATGTCGAAAATATGTTCATAAACTTCTCGATCGCGGCGTTCCAGCTGGCTCAGTCGAGTTCGAGAAGCGGGGATGATGAAGAGGCAGTACAGTGGGCCGAGATGTCGTACAGGTTTTCGCCTGATTTCGAATGGCCCAGGAAATATCTCGGCGTTTATTATATGAAAAACAACCAGTACGAAAAGGCGATAGACCATTACAGGAAAGAAATAGAAAGGGATCCTCAAGGCGGAGAGTTCTGGATAAATCTCGCCGCTGTCGAGGAAGAGAGAAACCAGCCAGAAAAAGCGCTGGAAATCCTCAGGGAAGGTATGGAGAGTGCCGGTTCTTTCAGGGATATTTACGGCCAGGCGTTCAGGATTGCCGCGACTCTCGGCCGGGTCGATGAGGCAAAAGGATATATAAGGAAATGGATCGATAAATATCCTGACGACGAAGAATTCAAAGCTCTTTACGATGATATAGATATAGTCCTCTTCAACGAATTCGGTATCGGTCAAGCGCAAAGCGGCGATTCCGTGGAAGGAGAAGATTGAAAGGGAAAGTGGTAGTTACCGGAGCGGCGGGATTCATAGGATCCCACCTCTGTGAAAGACTTCTCGGCGAAGGATATGAAGTGACCGGTATAGATTCGTTCACTGATTATTACGATCCGGCGAGAAAAAGGGAGAATATCAGCCATTCCCTTTCCAGAGACGGTTTTGATCTTGTCGAGGATGATTTAAACAGGTGTGACCTGCCGGCACTCTTCGATGGGGCGGCGGCTGTATTCCACCTTGCCGCCCAGGCGGGAGTCCGGAGAAGCTGGGGGAGCGAATTTTCCTTTTATATTGATTCAAATATCCTCGCTACCCAGAAGGTGCTCGAGGCTATTCGTGAGACCGGAGGCACCAGGCTCGTCTATTCCAGTTCAAGTTCAGTATACGGAGAGACGGAAGATCTCCCGATGAGCGAACAGCACCGTCTGAGACCGGTCTCTCCCTATGGAGCGACAAAGCTCTCCGGAGAAGACCTCTGCGAGCTTTACTCTTTCAATTTCGGGATCTCATTCGTCGCTCTAAGATACTTTACCGTATATGGTCCCAGGCAGAGGCCCGATATGGCTTTCAGCCGTTTTATCACGGCATCGCTCCAGGGTGGCGAGATCGAGATCTACGGTGACGGCAGGCAGACCAGGGACTTCACTTTCGTCTCAGACGCGGTCGAGGCGAATATTCTCGCTTCCAGATACGATGGAAAGGAGAAGATATTCAATATCGGGGGAGGGAGCCGAGTCTCCGTCCTCGAAGTACTTGATATTATCCGCAGGGAGACGGGAAAAGAGGTCAGTACGTTCTTCAAGGACAGAGCGAAGGGTGATGTCCTCGATACATGGGCAGATACTTCAAGAGCTCTGAATGAACTCGGATTCAAGCCTGAAGTAAAGCTTGAAGAGGGTCTGGCAAGAGAAGTCGAGTGGTACAAGGATCATATCAAAGCCCGGTCGGGGAGGTAGGGATTTGGATACTGGCAAAAAACACAATATTTCGGTCGTCATTCCTCTCTATAACGAAGAAGAAAGCATAGAAGAACTTTATTCCCGGCTTGTTTCAGTACTCGGAAAAGTGTCGGGGGATCTCGAATTGATATTCATTGACGACGGTTCCAACGATGGCTCGTTGAATATCATCCGAAAGCTCCGTGACGGCGATACGAGGGTCAAGATAATCAGTTTCAACAGGAATTACGGGAAATCTCCCGCTCTTTCGGAAGGTTTCGAAGCGGCAAAAGGAGATATCGTCGTCACGATCGATGCTGATCTGCAGGACAATCCCGACGAGATCCCGGGAATGATCGAAAAACTCGAACTGGGGTACGACCTCATCTCGGGTTGGAAGAAAAACAGGAAAGATCCGATCACCAAGACCCTTCCTTCAAAAGTCTTCAATTTTTTCGCGGCGATGATAACCGGTATCAAGCTTCACGACATCAATTGCGGGTTGAAGGTCTACAGGCGTGAAGTGGTAAAGCGGATCGATGTATATGGAGAGTTGCACAGGGTCATCCCGGTCCTGGCCGGCTGGGAAGGCTTCCGGATCGGTGAACACCGCGTCAGCCATTTCGAAAGAAAGTATGGACGCAGCAAATACGGAATGAAAAGATTTCTAAACGGGATATTCGATCTCACGACAGTGATGTTCATAACCCGCCGGTCGACTACCCCTCTTCATTTTTTCGGAAGAATAGCGGTTTTTTTCTTCACCGTCGGCGGCCTGATAAATCTATACTTTTTCTTTCAGTGGATCTTTGGAAAAGGGCTTCACGTGCGTCCGCTTATGGTCGGTGGCCTGATCATGCTTATAATCGCGGTACAGATAGGTTCGATCGGCCTGCTTGCCGAACTCTACTCATCGAATCTCAAACGCACCTATTCCTATCGCGAGTACCTGATAGATGATTGACGAACCGGGAAATAAAAGATCGAGAATATGCCTGATCGGACCAGCCCCGCCTTTCAGGGGCGGAATATCACACTATAACACATGCCTGGCAAGGGAACTTTCAAAAGATCACGATGTACGGATGATCAATTACGCAAGGCTGTATCCGGAATTCCTTTTTCCCGGAAAGACACAGTATGATGAGGGATCCGGAGCGCTCGCGGCCGAGTCAGAGCGGATGATAGATTCGATCAATCCACTGACCTGGGTGAGGACCGGCTTTCATATTGCAGGACTGAGACCAGACGTGACGGTAGTTCAGTGGTGGCACCCTTACTTCGCGCCCGCCCTTGCCAAGATATGCGCGATAATCAGGATGATGCGCAGGGGGAAGATCGTCTTTGTCTGTCATAATGTACTTCCTCATGAGAGTTCTCCATTCGACCGGATCCTGTCGAGGCTTGCGTTTATCAGCGCAGATGGTTTCCTGGTCCAGTCCCGCGAGGATCTAGCCAACCTGTCCCTGGTGAAAAAAAATCCGAAAGCGGCATACAATCCGCATCCGATCTACGATTTTTTCAGGACAGAAACAATCGATAAATCGGCAGCGAGGGAGCTGGCGGGGCAGGGCGCGGGACCGCTTATTCTTTTTTTCGGTTATATCCGCTCATACAAGGGGCTTGAGCATCTGCTCCGGGCGATGCCTGATATACACCGCGCGACGGGAGCGAGATTGCTTGTCGTCGGGGAATTCTATGAGGACAGTGCTCCCTATTTTGATCTTGTTTCGAGACTGGGAGTCGCCGATCAGGTGGAATTTGTCGATCGTTATGTCGGAAACGACGAAGTGGGCAGATATTTTATCGCTTCCGACCTTGTCGTGTTGCCGTATAATACGGCGACGCAGAGCGGCATAGCCCAGATATCAATCGCGTTCGACCGGCCGATGGTCGTCACATCTGTCGGAGGTCTTCCCGAGGTTGTTTCCGAAGGAAAGACCGGATTTATCGTTCCTCCGGGAGATCCCGGAGCGATATCAAGGGCTGTGATCCGGTTTTTCAAGGAAGGGTGGGGAGAGAGGATGGCTCCGAATTTTGAGAAGGAGAAAGAACGGTTTTCGTGGAAAAAGATGGTATCTGTGCTGGAAGGGCTGATCGATGATCTTCGATAGAAAAGGACGACCGGTTTGAAAGATCAGATTCTTGACGTGATCATACTTAACTGGAACGGCGAGGACGTGATCGGCCAGTGTCTCGAATCGCTTGAAAAGGTGAAATCTCCACCTCTGAGGATAACTGTCGTCGATAACGCCTCGACTGACTCCTCGGTCGAAATGATCAGGGAGAGGTTTCCCGAAATCGAACTTCTGATCAACGACAGCAACCTTCTTTTCGCCGAGGGGAACAATGTAGGGATCAGAAAGGCGATGGAGAGGGGTGGACAGTACATTCTCCTGCTGAACAACGATACGGAAGTCGATCCCGATTTCGCGCGGAGGATGATGGAAGCTGCCACCGTTCCCGGCATAGGGATCGTGGGACCGAAGATATATTTTTTTGATGACAGCGATCGGATCTGGTATGGAGGCGGTGAATTCTTTCCCGGAATCTGGATACCAAAGCACAAGGACCTGAGGAAAAGGGACAGTGATTCAGATGGCAGGAGCGTTGAGACCGGGTGGGTGACAGGGTGCGCGATGCTTGTCAGGAGAGAAGTGTTCGAGGATATAGGGCTTCTGGACAGGTCGTACAGGATCTATTGCGAGGATATTGATTTTTGCCTGAGAGCAAAAAAGGCCGGATGGAAGTGTTATTATGAAGAGTCAGCCAGAGTATGGCATAAGGTCAGTTCAAGCAGCGGAGGAGGAATGACTCCCTTCAAGCTGGAAAACCGTATTGCCAGTACTAACAGGCTTTTTATCAGGTTCAGGTCGCTCTGCTGGCGCCTTTTCTTTTTTCCGGCGCATCTGCTTATATTCCTGTCGGTTCTGGGAGTACTGCTTGTCACTGGCAGATGGGCGCTTCTCAGGGGGGCCCTCAGGGGCGCGATGAGAGTGGTATCTTTCGATTGATTCCGTTGCTTCGGGGACGCGGCCCGCCATGCGTATCTCTTCCTGAATCCGCAAATCATCCGTTCTCCGTGACCGGTTCCGGAACGATCGGTGTCCCGATCCCGCCACGCCACGCGGGAGAACCGGCAGGTAAAGATGATAGATTTTGAAGGTTTACTAGGATAGTGGAAAATGTTATTATTATTGAAATTGTAAAATATAACCTTTGAGGAGGCTGTATTTGTCAAAAAATATCAGATCTGGCGATCAGAAGCGGCGCGAGTTTGATCCGGATCAGTTTCTCGATAATGCTGCCGGTTGGCGAAGGGGTATTCTGGTCGCGCTATTTCTTGTCGTTGTGCTGGCGATCGTCATGCCGGAATTGATCTTTCATGGGGATATTTTTCTTGTTCCCGACACAAAGGCTCCGATCAGTTTCAGCGAAGTCGGCAGGGAATATCTTGAATCGGGAAAATATCCTTTGTGGAACCCGTATATATTCTGCGGAATGCCGAGTTATCCCAGCCTGTCGTATACTCCGTATGTCTATCCGATCGCCTATGTGACTTATATTCTTCAAAGATATCTCGGATTCCCCGAGATGACATGGCTGCTGGTCCATTACATCCTGGCAGGAATGGGAATATATCTTCTTCTCCGTTCCTTTGGGGTGAGGAGTTCGATCTCGATGCTGGCAGGTGGCCTTTTCATGATCATGCCTAATCTTGTCGCGAACGGAGCTAACGGGCATGGTTCCCAGGCGTGCGCGGTCGCATATATGCCCTACGTATTTCTGTTCTGCAGGAATATATTGACCGGCAGAGGAAGGGTCGTAAACACTGCCTTTCTCGCCATTGCCCTTGGTTTTCAGATGCTGAGGGGGCATGTTCAGATATCGTATTATACATATCTCATCACAGGCCTTCTTTTTATTATGGAGACGATCCGCCTTGCCCGGACGGGAAAGGGGAAAGAGATCGCGGTGAACTCTGGATTCATTTTCGCGGCGGTCATTCTTTCGGCAGGTATAGCGGCAGTGCTGATCTTTCCGGTGAGGGAATATGCCGATTATTCGATACGAGGCGGAACAGGCGGGGGGCTGGACTATGATTACGCCACCGGGTGGAGCCTTCCTCCGAAGGAATTGCTTACCCTAATCTTTCCGTGGGCGTCAGGTTTCGGAAAAATGACATACTGGGGCGGGATGCCTTTTACCGATTATCCGAATTATCTCGGGATTGTCACTGCGGTCTTTTCGGTTATCGGTTTTTTTATCGTACGCAGCAGATGGAAGTGGTATCTGGCCGTGATCATCATAGTGGCGACTTTTGTCAGTTTTGGCAGGTTTATGCCGGTCCTGTACGACCCGCTCTTCAGGCTTCTGCCCTTTTTCAATAAATTCCGTGTCCCGGTGATGATCCTGATTGTACAGCAACTGGCCGTTACAGTCCTTATGGGACTGGCTATAGAGGAATATCTTCAGCTGGTTGCCAGGGACGAGCTGCCAGCGATCCTTAAAAAAGAAAGTTTAAAATGGGGCCTTCTCGCGGCGGTCGCCCTCTTTCTCCTCGTCATCGCCGCTTCAGGCAGCATAAAACAGGATCTCGCGGCAAGCGAGGCGATAAGAAGCAGGGTCCGTCCAGAGTGGATAATGATGGCAGTCTCAGCCTATTCGTCTGATCTGGTGAGAACTTTATTTTTTCTCGTCGCGACCATAGCCACTCTCTTTTTCGTATCCTGGAAGAGGCCGAAGGGCTCTCTTGCCATCATCATCCTTTCAGTCCTGTTGCTTTTTGATATTATTTCCGTGGACCGATCGATCGTGCATCCGGAAAGTACGTGGAACAACAGCGGGTACAGGATCGTCAGACCGGTAACGGCGAGGGAAAGGTACAAGGAACCCGGTGTCATGGCGAAATATCTAGCCGCGGACACCACTTTTTTCAGGGTCTTTCCCGTTCCCGCTTCAAGGCCTGGAAGCTGGAACCACAGCACTTTCCCTTTCAGCGACAATAGCTATATGATGTCGGGGATATTCTCCATGGGGGGATATCACGCAGCCAAGCTCAAAAACTACCAGGATGTGATGGATCTTCTTTTCGCTACATTCAACAGGGGCGTCGTTCCGAAACAGATATTGAATATGCTCGGAGCGAAGTATTTTCTGTCGATGCATCCGGTCTTCCCGGAAGGATCGGAATATCCTCTGATCTATCAGAAAGATAAAAACTACATCTACAGAAATCCAGAGGCTCTTCCCAGGGTCTATTTCGTCGACAGGATCAAGTTGATGACAAAAGAAGACGCGCTCCTTTCGCTGACGTCGAATGCATTTGATCCCTCACGCGAAGTGATCCTGCAGGCGATGCCCGATGGAGAGATAGATTCAGCCGGAGGAAGCAGAGCCGAGATCACGGCGTATGATCTTAACACGATCAATATAGAGGCTCATGTCGAAAAGTCATGTATAATGGTCGTCAGCGAGGTAGACTATCCCGACTGGAAAGTCACCATTGACGGCAGAGAAGGCGATATCCTGACGGCGAATTACTGTTTAAGAGCGATAGAGCTTCAGCCGGGAGAACATCGGATCGAATTCACATTTGAATCCCCGGTCCTGAACAGATCACTGATGCTTTCGATAATCTCCATCGCGATAGCTCTGTCAACCGTTATCATCTCATTTCTCGTCACTGGCAGAAAGGGGGATTGAGTTGAAGGCTCTGGTCGTGATTCCAACATATAACGAGAACGAGAATATCAGAAATATAATCAAAGCCGTTCTGAGTCAGGATGAGGGGGTGGATATTCTCGTCATAGACGATAATTCTCCGGATGGTACCGGAGCTATCGTTGATGAACTAATCGTATCGGAACCGAGGATCCATGTCATCCACCGGAAGGGGAAGCTTGGGCTGGGGTCTGCGTATATAGCCGGATTCAAATGGGCGCTGGCCAATACTGACGCGAAATATATTTTCGAGATGGACGCGGATTTTTCCCATGATCCTGGCGACATAAAATTTTTTCTCGAGGCGATCAAGGATAACGATCTCGTCATTGGATCGAGATATCTCAATGGGATCCGGGTCGTAAACTGGCCGCTCAGCAGATTGATCCTCAGCACCGGAGCGAATATATATACCGGAATCGTTACCGGGCTTCCCCTGAAAGATTCAACCGGCGGGTTCAAATGTTTCCGTCGCGAGACACTGGCCGGCCTTCCTCTTGATACGATCAGGAGTGACGGCTACTCTTTTCAGATAGAGATGAATTTCTTCTGCTGGAAAAAAGGTTTCAGGATAAGGGAAATACCAATAATATTTTCCGACAGGAGAGTCGGCGTTTCGAAGATGTCAAAAAAGATAATATGGGAAGCGGCGTTCATGGTCTGGCGCCTGAGGTTCATGTCCCCGCGGCGATGGAAGTAAATGGATCTTTCAATAATAATCATTACGCACAACAGCCTTGTCCCGGTCGAAAAGTGTCTGGAATCCCTCGAGGCCTGCCCTCCCTCGGGCAGCTACGAGACGATCGTCATCGATAACGCCAGCAGTGACGGTTGCGCCGACATGATAGAGGAGTCGTTTCCCAGATGCATGGTGATCAGAAACGAGGAGAACAGGGGATACTCCCGCGGGGTCAATCAGGGGATCGATCTTTCGATTTCGGAATTGATACTCATACTCAATCCCGATATCGAGGTGAGAGACGGTTCCATCGACAGGCTCGCCCGGTTCATGAACGATAATCGATCGGCAGGTATGGCTGGATCGAAGCTCCTCTATCCCGATGGACGGCTACAATA
Above is a window of Candidatus Krumholzibacteriota bacterium DNA encoding:
- a CDS encoding NAD-dependent epimerase/dehydratase family protein; the protein is MKGKVVVTGAAGFIGSHLCERLLGEGYEVTGIDSFTDYYDPARKRENISHSLSRDGFDLVEDDLNRCDLPALFDGAAAVFHLAAQAGVRRSWGSEFSFYIDSNILATQKVLEAIRETGGTRLVYSSSSSVYGETEDLPMSEQHRLRPVSPYGATKLSGEDLCELYSFNFGISFVALRYFTVYGPRQRPDMAFSRFITASLQGGEIEIYGDGRQTRDFTFVSDAVEANILASRYDGKEKIFNIGGGSRVSVLEVLDIIRRETGKEVSTFFKDRAKGDVLDTWADTSRALNELGFKPEVKLEEGLAREVEWYKDHIKARSGR
- a CDS encoding glycosyltransferase family 2 protein, which encodes MDTGKKHNISVVIPLYNEEESIEELYSRLVSVLGKVSGDLELIFIDDGSNDGSLNIIRKLRDGDTRVKIISFNRNYGKSPALSEGFEAAKGDIVVTIDADLQDNPDEIPGMIEKLELGYDLISGWKKNRKDPITKTLPSKVFNFFAAMITGIKLHDINCGLKVYRREVVKRIDVYGELHRVIPVLAGWEGFRIGEHRVSHFERKYGRSKYGMKRFLNGIFDLTTVMFITRRSTTPLHFFGRIAVFFFTVGGLINLYFFFQWIFGKGLHVRPLMVGGLIMLIIAVQIGSIGLLAELYSSNLKRTYSYREYLIDD
- a CDS encoding glycosyltransferase; translation: MIDEPGNKRSRICLIGPAPPFRGGISHYNTCLARELSKDHDVRMINYARLYPEFLFPGKTQYDEGSGALAAESERMIDSINPLTWVRTGFHIAGLRPDVTVVQWWHPYFAPALAKICAIIRMMRRGKIVFVCHNVLPHESSPFDRILSRLAFISADGFLVQSREDLANLSLVKKNPKAAYNPHPIYDFFRTETIDKSAARELAGQGAGPLILFFGYIRSYKGLEHLLRAMPDIHRATGARLLVVGEFYEDSAPYFDLVSRLGVADQVEFVDRYVGNDEVGRYFIASDLVVLPYNTATQSGIAQISIAFDRPMVVTSVGGLPEVVSEGKTGFIVPPGDPGAISRAVIRFFKEGWGERMAPNFEKEKERFSWKKMVSVLEGLIDDLR
- a CDS encoding glycosyltransferase family 2 protein, whose translation is MKDQILDVIILNWNGEDVIGQCLESLEKVKSPPLRITVVDNASTDSSVEMIRERFPEIELLINDSNLLFAEGNNVGIRKAMERGGQYILLLNNDTEVDPDFARRMMEAATVPGIGIVGPKIYFFDDSDRIWYGGGEFFPGIWIPKHKDLRKRDSDSDGRSVETGWVTGCAMLVRREVFEDIGLLDRSYRIYCEDIDFCLRAKKAGWKCYYEESARVWHKVSSSSGGGMTPFKLENRIASTNRLFIRFRSLCWRLFFFPAHLLIFLSVLGVLLVTGRWALLRGALRGAMRVVSFD
- a CDS encoding YfhO family protein codes for the protein MSKNIRSGDQKRREFDPDQFLDNAAGWRRGILVALFLVVVLAIVMPELIFHGDIFLVPDTKAPISFSEVGREYLESGKYPLWNPYIFCGMPSYPSLSYTPYVYPIAYVTYILQRYLGFPEMTWLLVHYILAGMGIYLLLRSFGVRSSISMLAGGLFMIMPNLVANGANGHGSQACAVAYMPYVFLFCRNILTGRGRVVNTAFLAIALGFQMLRGHVQISYYTYLITGLLFIMETIRLARTGKGKEIAVNSGFIFAAVILSAGIAAVLIFPVREYADYSIRGGTGGGLDYDYATGWSLPPKELLTLIFPWASGFGKMTYWGGMPFTDYPNYLGIVTAVFSVIGFFIVRSRWKWYLAVIIIVATFVSFGRFMPVLYDPLFRLLPFFNKFRVPVMILIVQQLAVTVLMGLAIEEYLQLVARDELPAILKKESLKWGLLAAVALFLLVIAASGSIKQDLAASEAIRSRVRPEWIMMAVSAYSSDLVRTLFFLVATIATLFFVSWKRPKGSLAIIILSVLLLFDIISVDRSIVHPESTWNNSGYRIVRPVTARERYKEPGVMAKYLAADTTFFRVFPVPASRPGSWNHSTFPFSDNSYMMSGIFSMGGYHAAKLKNYQDVMDLLFATFNRGVVPKQILNMLGAKYFLSMHPVFPEGSEYPLIYQKDKNYIYRNPEALPRVYFVDRIKLMTKEDALLSLTSNAFDPSREVILQAMPDGEIDSAGGSRAEITAYDLNTINIEAHVEKSCIMVVSEVDYPDWKVTIDGREGDILTANYCLRAIELQPGEHRIEFTFESPVLNRSLMLSIISIAIALSTVIISFLVTGRKGD
- a CDS encoding polyprenol monophosphomannose synthase, with protein sequence MKALVVIPTYNENENIRNIIKAVLSQDEGVDILVIDDNSPDGTGAIVDELIVSEPRIHVIHRKGKLGLGSAYIAGFKWALANTDAKYIFEMDADFSHDPGDIKFFLEAIKDNDLVIGSRYLNGIRVVNWPLSRLILSTGANIYTGIVTGLPLKDSTGGFKCFRRETLAGLPLDTIRSDGYSFQIEMNFFCWKKGFRIREIPIIFSDRRVGVSKMSKKIIWEAAFMVWRLRFMSPRRWK